Proteins encoded in a region of the Burkholderia ubonensis subsp. mesacidophila genome:
- a CDS encoding RluA family pseudouridine synthase, with protein MNELGKISQNSVASGQVSMVEIDESSAGQRIDNFLLRVCKGVPKSHIYRILRSGEVRVNKGRVDAQYRLAYGDIVRVPPVRMAAADLARADTPVVPPAHFDVLFEDDAMLVINKPAGVAVHGGSGVAFGVIEQLRQARPRAKFLELVHRLDRETSGVLMLAKKRAALVGLHEMIRENRMDKRYFACVHGEWQSDWGRRRAVKAPLFKYTTPEGERRVRVQDDGLPSHTVFNLVERWPDYALVEAELKTGRTHQIRVHLAHLGLPIAGDAKYGDFALNKALSRANAQPSLKRMFLHAHRLRLAHPLTGEALQFDAPLPDECRRFLDQLSALRDTA; from the coding sequence ATGAATGAGTTAGGCAAAATATCCCAGAATTCGGTCGCAAGCGGCCAGGTCTCGATGGTCGAGATCGACGAAAGTTCAGCCGGTCAGCGGATCGACAATTTCCTGTTGCGCGTCTGTAAAGGCGTGCCGAAAAGCCATATTTACCGGATCCTGCGCAGCGGGGAAGTGCGCGTGAACAAGGGTCGGGTCGACGCGCAGTATCGACTCGCGTACGGCGATATCGTACGGGTGCCGCCCGTGCGGATGGCCGCGGCCGACCTGGCGCGCGCCGACACGCCGGTCGTGCCGCCCGCGCATTTCGACGTGCTGTTCGAGGACGACGCGATGCTCGTGATCAACAAGCCGGCCGGCGTCGCGGTGCACGGCGGCAGCGGCGTCGCGTTCGGCGTGATCGAGCAGTTGCGCCAGGCGCGCCCGCGCGCGAAATTCCTCGAACTCGTGCATCGTCTCGACCGCGAGACGTCCGGCGTCCTGATGCTCGCGAAGAAGCGCGCCGCGCTCGTCGGCCTGCACGAGATGATCCGCGAGAACCGGATGGACAAGCGCTATTTCGCGTGCGTGCACGGCGAGTGGCAGTCCGACTGGGGCCGCCGCCGCGCAGTGAAGGCGCCGCTGTTCAAGTACACGACCCCGGAAGGGGAGCGCCGGGTGCGGGTGCAGGACGACGGCCTGCCGTCGCATACCGTATTCAACCTCGTCGAGCGCTGGCCCGACTATGCACTCGTCGAAGCGGAACTCAAAACGGGTCGGACCCATCAGATTCGCGTGCACCTCGCGCATCTCGGCCTGCCGATCGCCGGCGACGCCAAATATGGCGATTTCGCACTGAACAAGGCGCTGTCGCGCGCGAACGCGCAGCCGTCGCTGAAGCGCATGTTCCTGCATGCGCACCGGCTGCGGCTCGCGCATCCGCTGACCGGCGAGGCGTTGCAGTTCGACGCGCCGCTGCCGGACGAATGCCGGCGTTTCCTCGACCAACTGAGCGCATTGCGCGATACCGCTTGA
- a CDS encoding HAD-IA family hydrolase, with product MARQQFDLIVFDWDGTLMDSTAHIAFSIQAACRDLGLPAPSDEAARYVIGLGLRDALQITAPTLDPSDYPRLAERYRYHYLIKDQRIELFAGVRELLAELRDTGYLLAVATGKGRVGLNRALDQAKLTSLFDATRCADETFSKPHPAMLQELCRELGQDLARTVMIGDTTHDLQMAASAGAAGIGVAYGAHSADALAALAPRFVASDVEALAGWLREFA from the coding sequence ATGGCACGACAGCAATTTGACCTGATCGTCTTCGACTGGGACGGCACGCTGATGGATTCGACGGCGCACATCGCCTTCAGTATCCAGGCGGCATGCCGCGATCTCGGCCTGCCTGCGCCGTCCGACGAGGCGGCCCGTTACGTGATCGGCCTCGGCCTGCGCGACGCGCTGCAGATCACGGCTCCGACCCTCGATCCGTCCGACTATCCGCGGCTCGCCGAGCGCTACCGCTATCACTACCTGATCAAGGACCAGCGCATCGAGCTGTTCGCCGGCGTGCGCGAACTGCTCGCCGAGCTGCGCGACACCGGCTACCTGCTGGCTGTCGCGACCGGCAAGGGCCGGGTCGGGCTGAATCGCGCACTCGACCAGGCGAAGCTGACGAGCCTGTTCGACGCGACGCGCTGCGCGGACGAGACGTTCTCGAAGCCGCATCCGGCGATGCTTCAGGAACTGTGCCGGGAACTGGGGCAGGATCTGGCGCGCACCGTGATGATCGGCGACACGACTCACGACCTGCAGATGGCGGCCAGCGCGGGCGCGGCCGGCATCGGCGTCGCGTACGGCGCGCATTCGGCCGACGCGCTCGCCGCGCTGGCGCCGCGTTTCGTCGCATCGGACGTCGAGGCGCTGGCCGGCTGGCTGCGCGAGTTCGCATGA
- a CDS encoding Rieske (2Fe-2S) protein yields MSADVPAPDAVRVCASDALADGGAGVRVDATLRGEQAVVFFVRYDGRAYGYLNRCAHVPMELDWAEGQFFESSGLYLMCATHGAIYAPDTGKCVGGPCRGGRLRPVEVDERDTPDGRAIFWVPDADLRPATTD; encoded by the coding sequence ATGAGCGCCGACGTTCCCGCCCCGGACGCGGTGCGCGTCTGCGCATCGGACGCGCTGGCCGACGGCGGCGCTGGCGTGCGCGTCGACGCGACGCTGCGCGGCGAGCAGGCCGTCGTGTTCTTCGTGCGTTACGACGGTCGCGCGTACGGCTACCTGAACCGCTGCGCGCACGTGCCGATGGAGCTCGACTGGGCCGAGGGCCAGTTCTTCGAATCGTCGGGCTTATACTTGATGTGCGCGACGCATGGCGCGATCTATGCGCCGGACACCGGCAAATGCGTCGGCGGCCCGTGCCGCGGCGGCCGCCTGCGGCCGGTCGAGGTCGACGAGCGAGACACGCCCGACGGCCGCGCGATATTCTGGGTGCCCGACGCCGATTTGCGTCCCGCCACGACTGACTGA
- a CDS encoding S49 family peptidase, which produces MADQPTPPDSSSRPDGREPNWERAALERIALAAVKEQRAARRWKIFFRFAFLGVFLLLAFALIDFSSDSKFSTSGRHTAVVTIDGEIAAGVNANADDINTALNAAFDDDGTVGVVLQINSPGGSPVQAGMVYDEIKRLRAKYPSKPLYVVVTDMCASGGYYIAAAADRIYVDKASIVGSIGVLMDGFGFTGLMNKLGIQRRLHTSGENKGFYDPFSPETPKMDTHAQALLDQVHAQFIKAVRDGRGARLHETPDMFSGLFWTGEKGVELGLADGFGTTDSVARDVLKAPDLVDYTVKESLTNRVARKFGAAVGNAAMKALAAGAQLSLR; this is translated from the coding sequence ATGGCCGACCAACCGACCCCTCCCGATTCCTCCTCCCGCCCCGACGGCCGCGAACCGAACTGGGAGCGCGCGGCGCTCGAGCGGATCGCGCTCGCGGCGGTGAAGGAGCAGCGCGCGGCACGGCGCTGGAAGATCTTCTTCCGCTTCGCGTTCCTCGGCGTGTTCCTGCTGCTCGCGTTTGCGCTGATCGATTTCTCGAGCGATTCGAAGTTCTCGACGAGCGGCCGGCACACGGCTGTCGTGACGATCGACGGCGAAATCGCGGCCGGCGTCAACGCGAACGCCGACGACATCAACACGGCGCTCAACGCCGCGTTCGACGACGACGGCACGGTCGGCGTCGTGCTGCAGATCAACAGCCCGGGCGGCAGCCCGGTGCAGGCGGGCATGGTCTACGACGAGATCAAGCGCCTGCGCGCGAAATACCCGAGCAAGCCCCTGTACGTGGTCGTGACCGACATGTGCGCATCGGGCGGCTATTACATCGCGGCGGCGGCCGACCGGATCTACGTCGACAAGGCGAGCATCGTCGGCTCGATCGGCGTGCTGATGGACGGTTTCGGCTTCACCGGCCTGATGAACAAGCTCGGCATCCAGCGGCGCCTGCATACGTCGGGCGAGAACAAGGGCTTTTACGATCCGTTCTCGCCGGAAACCCCGAAGATGGACACGCACGCGCAGGCGCTGCTCGATCAGGTGCACGCGCAATTCATCAAGGCAGTGAGGGACGGGCGCGGCGCGCGCCTGCACGAGACGCCGGACATGTTCTCGGGCCTGTTCTGGACCGGCGAGAAGGGCGTCGAGCTCGGGCTCGCGGACGGCTTCGGCACGACCGACTCGGTCGCGCGCGACGTGCTGAAGGCGCCCGACCTCGTCGACTACACGGTGAAGGAGAGCCTGACGAACCGCGTCGCGCGCAAGTTCGGCGCAGCCGTCGGCAACGCTGCGATGAAGGCGCTGGCCGCGGGCGCGCAGCTCAGCCTGCGCTAG
- a CDS encoding SAM-dependent methyltransferase, with amino-acid sequence MTAGTLYLVPNTLGDGDASTLASVLPAAVQAQAGALGYYIGENAKTTRAFLKKIGTTRPIQEIEIRELNVNTPAGEIDRLLAPVLAGADAGLVSEAGCPAVADPGALLVRRAHERGVKVVPLVGPSSILLALMASGLNGQSFAFNGYLPVDAGARAKRLRELEQLSRKARQTQIFIETPYRNHAMLDTLVATCAPSTLICVAADLTLATETIASRTVAEWKKAPVPDLHKRPAIFLLLAN; translated from the coding sequence ATGACGGCCGGCACGCTCTATCTGGTGCCGAACACGCTCGGCGACGGCGACGCATCGACGCTGGCCTCCGTGCTGCCCGCCGCAGTGCAGGCGCAAGCCGGCGCGCTCGGCTACTACATCGGCGAAAACGCGAAAACGACGCGCGCGTTCCTGAAGAAGATCGGCACGACGCGGCCGATCCAGGAAATCGAGATCCGTGAACTGAACGTCAACACGCCGGCCGGCGAGATCGACCGGCTGCTCGCGCCGGTGCTGGCCGGCGCGGACGCCGGGCTCGTGTCGGAGGCCGGCTGCCCGGCCGTCGCCGACCCGGGCGCGCTGCTGGTGCGCCGCGCGCACGAGCGCGGCGTGAAGGTCGTGCCGCTCGTCGGGCCGAGCTCGATCCTGCTGGCGCTGATGGCGTCCGGCCTGAACGGCCAGAGCTTCGCGTTCAACGGCTACCTGCCGGTCGACGCCGGTGCGCGCGCGAAGCGGCTGCGCGAACTCGAGCAGCTGTCGCGCAAGGCGCGTCAGACGCAGATCTTCATCGAGACGCCGTACCGCAATCACGCGATGCTCGACACGCTCGTCGCGACCTGCGCGCCGTCGACGCTGATCTGCGTCGCGGCCGACCTGACGCTCGCGACCGAGACCATCGCGAGCCGCACCGTGGCGGAATGGAAAAAGGCGCCTGTGCCCGATCTGCACAAGCGCCCTGCGATCTTCCTGTTGCTGGCGAACTGA
- a CDS encoding Maf-like protein, with product MPDTFCRSPRLILASSSRYRRALLERLCVPFDVMSPDLDETPRPGETPAATALRLAGAKARAVAAAIDAPDGVLVIGSDQVATFDGLQIGKPGTHERALAQLVAMQGREVEFHSALSLYDSRTGESQDEDVVTRVRFRSLPEAELDAYLRAETPYDVAGSAKSEGLGIALLDAIDSDDPTALVGLPLIALTRMLRAAHFPLFAARGDRA from the coding sequence ATGCCGGACACCTTTTGCCGCTCGCCGCGGCTGATTCTCGCCTCCAGTTCCCGTTACCGCCGCGCGCTGCTCGAGCGGCTCTGCGTGCCGTTCGACGTCATGTCGCCCGACCTCGACGAAACCCCGCGGCCCGGCGAGACGCCCGCCGCGACCGCGCTGCGCCTCGCCGGCGCGAAGGCGCGCGCGGTTGCCGCCGCGATCGATGCGCCGGACGGCGTGCTCGTGATCGGCTCCGATCAGGTCGCGACCTTCGACGGCCTGCAGATCGGCAAGCCCGGCACGCACGAGCGCGCGCTCGCGCAGCTCGTCGCGATGCAGGGCCGCGAGGTCGAGTTCCACAGCGCGCTCAGCCTGTACGACAGCCGCACCGGCGAATCGCAGGATGAGGATGTCGTGACGCGCGTGCGCTTCCGCTCGCTGCCCGAGGCCGAACTCGACGCCTACCTGCGGGCGGAGACGCCCTACGACGTCGCCGGCAGCGCGAAGTCCGAGGGGCTCGGCATCGCGCTGCTCGACGCGATCGACTCGGACGACCCGACCGCGCTCGTCGGGCTGCCGCTGATCGCGCTGACGCGGATGCTGCGCGCCGCGCACTTCCCGTTGTTCGCCGCCCGCGGAGACCGCGCATGA
- a CDS encoding DUF177 domain-containing protein, with protein sequence MSTSSGKPAVLLDPHAVDLFEFARSGRQAAGAVRLSQLPRMLNEVPADAPDRDTVFTWQAEGFTQNELQDDGAEGQQPYLRLALHGHAWLTCQRCMSPCDQAFDVDMTYRIVATEEEAEEFPLDEDEADVIVGSRQFDLVDLIEEELLLSLPLVPKHEVCPAVHESLVSGASGPTAETDEMSEEDGDEGKQPNPFAALEALKKGGDGNKKH encoded by the coding sequence ATGAGCACCTCTTCTGGCAAACCTGCTGTTTTGCTCGATCCGCACGCGGTCGACCTGTTCGAATTCGCCCGCAGCGGGCGGCAGGCGGCCGGCGCGGTGCGCCTTTCGCAGCTGCCGCGCATGTTAAACGAAGTGCCGGCGGACGCGCCAGATCGCGACACGGTCTTCACCTGGCAGGCGGAAGGGTTCACCCAGAACGAGCTGCAGGACGATGGCGCCGAGGGGCAGCAGCCGTATCTGCGCCTTGCGCTGCACGGCCATGCGTGGCTCACGTGCCAGCGCTGCATGAGCCCGTGCGATCAGGCGTTCGACGTCGACATGACGTACCGGATCGTCGCGACCGAAGAAGAAGCTGAAGAATTCCCGCTCGACGAGGATGAAGCCGATGTGATCGTGGGCTCGCGCCAGTTCGATCTCGTCGACTTGATCGAGGAGGAGCTGCTGCTTTCGCTGCCGCTCGTGCCCAAGCACGAGGTTTGCCCGGCGGTTCACGAAAGCCTCGTGTCGGGTGCGAGCGGTCCCACGGCCGAAACGGACGAAATGTCCGAAGAAGACGGGGACGAAGGCAAACAGCCGAATCCGTTCGCGGCGCTCGAAGCGCTGAAGAAGGGCGGGGACGGCAACAAGAAACACTGA
- the rpmF gene encoding 50S ribosomal protein L32, whose translation MAVQQNKKSPSKRGMHRSHDFLTAAPLAVESSTGEVHLRHHISPNGYYRGKKVVKTKND comes from the coding sequence ATGGCAGTCCAGCAAAACAAGAAGTCGCCGTCGAAGCGCGGCATGCATCGTTCGCACGATTTCCTGACGGCAGCGCCGCTGGCAGTCGAGTCGAGCACGGGTGAAGTGCATCTGCGTCACCACATCAGCCCGAACGGCTACTATCGCGGCAAGAAAGTCGTCAAGACGAAGAACGACTAA
- the plsX gene encoding phosphate acyltransferase PlsX: MTVKLTIDCMGGDHGPSVTVPAAVKFVRAHPDAHLMLVGIESAIRTQLKKCKALDDPALTIVPATEVVAMDDPVEVALRKKKDSSMRVALNQVKEGQAQACISAGNTGALMAVSRYVLKTLPGIERPAIAFALPNPTGYTMMLDLGANVDCEPQHLLQFAEMGHALVAALEGKERPTIGLLNIGEEVIKGNETIKRAGELLRASTLNFRGNVEGNDIYKGTVDVIVCDGFVGNVALKTSEGLAQMLSDIIREEFGRSLLSKLMAVLALPVLLRFKRRVDHRQYNGAALLGLKSLVIKSHGSADAYAFEWAIKRGYDAVKNGVLERLARAMADNSGSLGDTGHDASGAGQASPAAGQHAEPSAALSSKA, translated from the coding sequence ATGACTGTAAAGCTCACAATCGATTGCATGGGAGGCGACCACGGCCCGTCCGTGACCGTTCCCGCGGCAGTCAAGTTCGTTCGCGCGCACCCCGATGCGCACCTGATGCTCGTCGGCATCGAGAGTGCGATCCGTACGCAGTTGAAGAAGTGCAAGGCGCTCGACGACCCTGCGCTCACCATCGTGCCCGCCACCGAAGTCGTGGCGATGGACGATCCGGTCGAAGTGGCATTGCGCAAGAAGAAGGATTCTTCGATGCGCGTCGCCCTCAACCAAGTCAAGGAAGGCCAGGCCCAGGCCTGCATCTCCGCCGGCAACACCGGCGCGCTGATGGCCGTCTCCCGTTACGTGCTCAAGACGCTGCCCGGCATCGAGCGGCCCGCGATCGCGTTCGCGCTGCCGAACCCGACGGGCTACACGATGATGCTGGACCTCGGCGCGAACGTCGACTGCGAGCCGCAGCACCTGCTGCAGTTCGCAGAGATGGGGCACGCGCTCGTGGCGGCGCTCGAGGGCAAGGAGCGGCCGACCATCGGCCTGCTGAACATCGGCGAAGAAGTCATCAAGGGCAACGAGACGATCAAGCGCGCGGGCGAACTGCTGCGCGCCAGCACGCTCAATTTCCGCGGCAACGTCGAGGGCAACGACATCTACAAGGGCACGGTCGACGTGATCGTCTGCGACGGCTTCGTCGGCAATGTCGCGCTGAAGACGTCGGAAGGCCTCGCGCAGATGCTGTCCGACATCATCCGCGAGGAGTTCGGCCGCTCGCTGCTGTCGAAGCTGATGGCCGTGCTCGCGCTGCCGGTGCTGCTGCGCTTCAAGAGGCGCGTCGACCACCGCCAGTACAACGGCGCGGCGCTGCTGGGCCTGAAGAGCCTCGTGATCAAGAGTCACGGTTCCGCGGACGCTTACGCGTTTGAGTGGGCGATCAAACGCGGGTATGATGCCGTCAAAAATGGCGTCCTGGAGCGACTCGCGCGTGCGATGGCGGACAATTCCGGATCGCTCGGCGACACCGGGCATGACGCGAGCGGCGCGGGCCAGGCGAGTCCCGCCGCAGGCCAGCACGCCGAGCCTTCCGCTGCGCTATCCTCTAAGGCATAA
- a CDS encoding beta-ketoacyl-ACP synthase III, with the protein MAQSTLYSRVLGTGSFLPPDRVTNQQLADRLAKDGIETSDEWIVARTGIHARHFAAPDVTTSDLALEASRRAIEAADIDPQSIDLIIVATSTPDFVFPSTACLLQNKLGIKNGGAAFDVQAVCSGFAYAVATADSFIRSGQHRTALVVGAETFSRILDFKDRTTCVLFGDGAGAVILSASEEPGVLGSALHADGSYSNILCTPGNVNRGVIEGSAFLQMDGQAVFKLAVNVLEKVAIEALAKANLAPEQVDWLIPHQANIRIMTSTCRKLGLPQERMVVTVGEHGNTSAASIPLALDVAVRDGRIKRGQHVLIEGVGGGFTWGASVFRF; encoded by the coding sequence ATGGCCCAATCGACTCTCTATTCCCGCGTGCTTGGCACGGGCAGCTTCCTGCCGCCCGACCGGGTCACGAACCAGCAGCTGGCCGATCGTCTCGCGAAGGACGGCATCGAGACGAGCGACGAGTGGATCGTTGCGCGCACGGGCATCCATGCGCGCCATTTCGCCGCACCGGACGTCACGACGAGCGACCTCGCGCTTGAGGCGTCACGGCGTGCGATCGAGGCGGCTGATATCGATCCGCAGTCGATCGACCTGATCATCGTCGCGACTTCGACCCCTGATTTCGTGTTCCCGAGCACCGCGTGCCTGCTGCAGAACAAGCTCGGCATCAAGAACGGCGGTGCCGCGTTCGACGTGCAGGCCGTGTGTTCCGGCTTCGCGTACGCGGTGGCGACGGCCGACAGCTTCATCCGCAGCGGTCAGCACCGCACGGCGCTCGTCGTCGGCGCGGAGACGTTCTCGCGCATCCTCGACTTCAAGGACCGCACGACCTGCGTGCTGTTCGGCGACGGCGCGGGCGCGGTGATCCTGTCCGCGTCGGAAGAGCCGGGCGTGCTCGGCAGCGCGCTGCACGCGGACGGCAGCTACTCGAACATCCTGTGCACGCCGGGCAACGTCAATCGCGGCGTGATCGAAGGCAGCGCGTTCCTGCAGATGGACGGCCAGGCCGTGTTCAAGCTCGCGGTCAACGTGCTCGAGAAGGTCGCGATCGAGGCGCTCGCCAAGGCGAACCTCGCGCCCGAGCAGGTCGACTGGCTGATTCCGCACCAGGCGAACATCCGCATCATGACGAGCACTTGCCGCAAGCTGGGCCTGCCGCAGGAGCGCATGGTCGTGACGGTCGGCGAGCACGGCAACACGTCGGCCGCGTCGATCCCGCTCGCGCTCGACGTCGCGGTGCGCGACGGCCGCATCAAGCGCGGCCAGCACGTGCTGATCGAGGGCGTCGGCGGCGGCTTCACATGGGGCGCGTCGGTGTTCCGCTTCTGA
- the fabD gene encoding ACP S-malonyltransferase: MKFAFVFPGQGSQSVGMLNAFADLAVVRETLQEASDALNQDLGKLIAEGPAEELNLTTNTQPVMLTAAYACYRAWQQAGGPAPSIVAGHSLGEYTALVAAGAIAFKDAVPLVRFRAQAMQTAVPVGQGGMAAILGLDDDTVRAVCAEAAEAGVVEAVNFNAPAQVVIAGNKAAVEKACEIAKAKGAKRALPLPVSAPFHSSLLKPASDQLRDYLANVDVKAPQIPVVNNIDVAVVSDPAAIKDALVRQAAGPVRWVECVRHIAGTGVTHVIECGPGKVLAGLTKRIDANLTGASVFDPASLDEALKLAAA; the protein is encoded by the coding sequence ATGAAATTTGCGTTCGTTTTTCCGGGGCAGGGCTCGCAGTCGGTCGGCATGCTCAATGCATTCGCCGATCTGGCTGTCGTGCGCGAAACGCTCCAGGAAGCGTCCGATGCGCTCAACCAGGATCTCGGCAAGCTGATCGCCGAAGGTCCGGCTGAAGAGCTGAATCTCACCACCAACACCCAGCCCGTGATGCTGACGGCCGCGTACGCGTGCTACCGCGCATGGCAGCAGGCGGGCGGCCCGGCGCCGTCGATCGTCGCCGGCCACAGCCTCGGCGAATACACGGCGCTGGTTGCCGCCGGCGCGATCGCGTTCAAGGACGCGGTGCCGCTCGTGCGCTTCCGCGCGCAGGCGATGCAGACCGCGGTGCCGGTCGGTCAGGGCGGCATGGCCGCGATCCTCGGCCTCGACGACGACACGGTGCGCGCGGTGTGCGCCGAAGCCGCGGAAGCGGGCGTCGTCGAAGCGGTGAACTTCAACGCGCCGGCGCAGGTCGTCATCGCCGGCAACAAGGCAGCCGTCGAGAAGGCCTGCGAGATCGCGAAGGCGAAGGGCGCGAAGCGCGCGCTGCCGCTGCCGGTGTCGGCGCCGTTCCACTCGTCGCTGCTGAAGCCGGCATCGGACCAGCTGCGCGACTACCTTGCGAACGTCGACGTGAAGGCGCCGCAGATCCCGGTGGTCAACAACATCGATGTCGCGGTCGTGAGCGATCCGGCCGCGATCAAGGACGCGCTGGTGCGCCAGGCCGCGGGCCCGGTGCGCTGGGTCGAGTGCGTGCGGCACATCGCCGGCACCGGCGTCACGCACGTGATCGAATGCGGTCCGGGCAAGGTGCTCGCGGGCCTGACGAAGCGCATCGACGCCAATCTGACGGGTGCGTCGGTGTTCGATCCGGCGTCGCTCGACGAAGCGCTCAAGCTGGCGGCTGCCTGA
- the fabG gene encoding 3-oxoacyl-ACP reductase FabG, with amino-acid sequence MEKTLDKQVAIVTGASRGIGRAIALELARLGAMVIGTATSESGASAITATFAEAGVTGRGAVLNVNDAAAAEALIDATVKEFGALHVLVNNAGITQDQLAMRMKDEDWDAVIDTNLKSVFRLSRAVLRPMMKARGGRIINITSVVGSAGNPGQANYAAAKAGVAGMTRALAREIGSRGITVNCVAPGFIDTDMTKTLPEEQQAALKTQIPLGRLGSPEDIAHAVAFLASPQAGYITGTTLHVNGGMYMS; translated from the coding sequence ATGGAAAAGACTCTCGATAAACAGGTTGCGATCGTGACCGGCGCGTCGCGCGGCATCGGCCGGGCGATCGCGCTCGAGCTGGCGCGCCTTGGCGCGATGGTGATCGGCACGGCCACGAGCGAATCGGGCGCGTCCGCCATCACCGCGACGTTCGCGGAAGCGGGCGTCACGGGCCGCGGCGCGGTGCTGAACGTCAACGACGCGGCGGCGGCCGAAGCGCTGATCGACGCGACGGTCAAGGAATTCGGCGCGCTGCACGTGCTCGTCAACAACGCAGGCATCACGCAGGACCAACTCGCGATGCGCATGAAGGACGAGGACTGGGACGCCGTGATCGACACCAACCTGAAGTCGGTGTTCCGCCTGTCGCGCGCGGTGCTGCGCCCGATGATGAAGGCGCGCGGCGGCCGCATCATCAACATCACGTCGGTGGTCGGCTCGGCCGGCAACCCCGGCCAGGCGAACTACGCGGCCGCGAAGGCCGGCGTCGCGGGCATGACCCGCGCGCTCGCGCGCGAGATCGGCAGCCGCGGCATCACGGTCAACTGCGTGGCGCCGGGCTTCATCGACACCGACATGACGAAGACGCTGCCGGAAGAACAGCAGGCCGCGCTCAAGACCCAGATTCCGCTTGGCCGCCTCGGCAGCCCGGAAGACATCGCCCATGCCGTCGCGTTCCTTGCGTCGCCGCAGGCCGGTTACATCACCGGCACGACGTTGCACGTGAACGGCGGCATGTACATGTCGTAA
- the acpP gene encoding acyl carrier protein, producing the protein MDNIEQRVKKIVAEQLGVAEAEIKNEASFVNDLGADSLDTVELVMALEDEFGMEIPDEEAEKITTVQQAIDYARANVKA; encoded by the coding sequence ATGGACAACATCGAACAACGTGTCAAGAAGATCGTCGCTGAGCAACTGGGCGTCGCAGAAGCCGAGATCAAGAACGAAGCTTCGTTCGTGAACGACCTGGGCGCTGACTCGCTCGACACGGTTGAACTGGTGATGGCGCTGGAAGACGAGTTCGGCATGGAAATCCCGGACGAAGAAGCCGAAAAGATCACGACGGTTCAGCAAGCGATCGACTACGCTCGCGCAAACGTCAAGGCGTAA